Within Bacteroidales bacterium, the genomic segment TTTTCCGGGCTAATAATTTCTTTTACTGTATATAGTTCTTCTCGTTTGTTTGAACTGTCCTTGTCAATCTTAGAACCAAATTGAAGTTTCTTTAAATCAATTTTTTTATCCAGTGTATGTGGGTCTTTGAATAAATAAGGAAGTTTTTGAATTTCATTTTCAAAGCCAGTTGTTATCAGTTGTTGAGTTATAAATTCATAAGTTGTTCCGTTCAAGTCCTTTTGATGAACATCCAGTTTTTCTCTAATGATCGGAATAAATTCAGGATTGATTTCAAAGCCAACAGAATTTCTGTCGTTATTTTTTGCAGCTAATGCTGTTGTTCCGCTTCCTGCGAATGGGTCAAGAACAGTTTCCCCAACAAACGAAAACATTTTAATTAGTCGTTTTGGCAGTTCTTCCGGGAACATTGCGATATGTCCGTTTTGTCTAGCGCCTATAAAATTCCAATGCCCGGCAAAAAAAGTATTCCATTCTTCGGCAGTCATTTTGGAAAGTTCTTTTTGCTCTTTAGTCGGTTTTGGGCTGTCACCAAGTTTTTTGAACACAAGAATAAACTCGTAATCAAGTTTCAAAATTCCATTTCTTGGATACGGATAAGAACCCATTTGAACACCGCCACCTGTTGTGTTGGAAGTAGTAACTTTTTGCCAAATGGTAGCACCCATATAGTCAAACCCGATATTCTCACAAAACTTGATGATTTCCTCACGAATAGGAATGACTTTATAGCGTCCGTAATAAACTGCTCTGGCAAATTGGTCGCCAATATTTATGCACAACCTGCAACCTTTATGAAGAGTGCGGTAACACTCTTTCCAAACTAAATTCAGGTTGTTGATATAATTCTCGTAACTATCATGGAAGCCAATTTGATTTTCAGTTCCATAATCTTTTAACTGCCAATATGGTGGTGAAGTAATAGCCAAATGTACTGAATTGTCTGACAATTCAGTCATTTGCCTACTGTCACCGTTAATTATTTTATGATGGGTTTTCATTTCAAATACCGATTATACAAAGTTACTTAAATTATACGATTTTTATGTCAATTTTAAGTTTCTTTTTTTACCATTACCACCAACTTATATAC encodes:
- a CDS encoding DNA methyltransferase, producing the protein MTELSDNSVHLAITSPPYWQLKDYGTENQIGFHDSYENYINNLNLVWKECYRTLHKGCRLCINIGDQFARAVYYGRYKVIPIREEIIKFCENIGFDYMGATIWQKVTTSNTTGGGVQMGSYPYPRNGILKLDYEFILVFKKLGDSPKPTKEQKELSKMTAEEWNTFFAGHWNFIGARQNGHIAMFPEELPKRLIKMFSFVGETVLDPFAGSGTTALAAKNNDRNSVGFEINPEFIPIIREKLDVHQKDLNGTTYEFITQQLITTGFENEIQKLPYLFKDPHTLDKKIDLKKLQFGSKIDKDSSNKREELYTVKEIISPEKIRLSNDLTIKLLGIKEDPLVNGKAVLFLIEKTKGKRVFLKYDNVKHDSENNLLCYLYLENKTFINAHLIKNGLAQVDSNIKYKHKEKFQILFQAAHAY